Part of the candidate division WOR-3 bacterium genome, GAGTCTCTTATAAAAGAGAGAGAAAAAATAGAAGAGCATAGGAACTTAGGAGTTGCTTTTGTTAAGATAGGAATGTTAAATGAGGCTTTGAGAGAGTTTAATAGGATTCTTGAATTAACTCCAAATGATTCTGAAGCCCTATTTTACAAAGGAATAATAAATTTTAAGATGGGTGAACTTGATGAAGCTGAGAGGTTATTTAAAGAGAGCTTAAAGTCTAATATTAGAGCTTCAACGTTGAATAATCTTTATTTAATAAATGAGCTTAAAGGAAATACTGAGGTTGCTTTAGATTATTTATCTCAAGCTTTAAAAATAGAAGAAAGTAATGAGAAAATTCTTCTAAATAAGGCCATTATATATTTAAAACTCAAAAAATATGACGAGGCTCTGGATATATTGAATGGAATTAAAGTTAAGAATCCTTATATAGAGTTTTATCGCAGTTACATTATGATAAGAAAAGAGAATATTGAAGAAGCAATAAATATTTTAGAGGAAGGTCTATCAATGGCACCAGAATTTGGAGAATATTTCTATAATCTTGGTAAATTGTATGAGTTTACAGGAGATGAGAAAAAGGCCGCCGAGATTTACCAAGAAGGATTAAAGTCGGATCCTAATTGTTTGGTTCTTTCTAAAGCACTAATTGATTATTATTATAAAAATAAACTCTTTGATCTTTGTGAGGTAAAAATTGAAACTCTTATATCTGGAGGGGTGCAAGATTGGGAATTGTATTTTAAGAAAGGGAATATCCTTTATCAAAGGGGAAAAGCAAAAGAGGCGATTGAGTTATGGAAGAAAGCATTGGAATTGGATCCAGAAAATAAATTGATAAAGAGAACTATTGAACTTGCAAAGAAGGCATGAATAAATTTGAGAATAGAGAAATTGAAGTAGTTTTTACAGCAATAAAAGATTTTTTAGATTTTGAACCGGAGAATTATAAGGAAAAACCTTTATTGAGAAGAATTCGTTATAGAATGAGGAAAGTGGGCGTTGAGAATTGGGAAGATTATGCTGAGTTAATTAAAACTAATGATGGAGAAAGAGAAAATCTTAAAAAAGCTCTAACTATAAATATTACGAGTTTCTTTAGAGATAAAAGTGTGTTTGAGACTCTTAAAAGTAAAATTCTTCCTTCTATTAAAGAACCTTCAATTTGGAGTGCAGGTTGTGCTAATGGTGCAGAACCTTATGCTATTGCAATTCTTTGTAAGGAGCTTAATCTTAAATGCTCAATTTTAGGAACAGATATTGATGAAGATTCTATAGAAATGGCTAGAAAAGGAGAATATGAGGAAATTGAACTTTTTGAGTTACCAATAAATTATAAAATAAAATATTTTGAAAAAATTGAAGGTAAATATAGAATCATTCCAGAAATTAAAAGCCTTGTAGAATATCAGGTTCTTGATTTAAAAGATGCAGATTTTGAAAATAAGTTTGATTTAGTGGTTTGTAGAAATGTTCTTATATACCTTAAAAAGGAGTTTCAGGAAAAGATTCTTTTGACTTTCTGGAAAGCCTTAAGAGGAGATGGATTTTTAGTTCTTGGAAAGGTTGAGATGTTACCTGAGAGGTTAAGAGGTTTCTTCCATACAGTGGATTTAAGAGATAGAATTTATGTTAAGGGAAAAGGGATTGTTAGTTGAAGCTGGAAGTTTTAAGATAGCTTGTCCTCCAATGGTTCTTACAATAAATGGACTTGGTTCTTGTGTAGCAGTTGCTTTATACGATGTGAAGAAAAATTTAGGTGGAATGATTCATTTTATTCTTCCTGAAAATCCTGGGGATAAGAAGAAAGAAAAATATGCGGATTCTGGGATTCCTCTACTTTTAAATAAATTAATAGAGGCTAAAGGGGAGAAGGAGAATATTGTTGCAAAAATGGTGGGAGGAGCAGTAATGTTTCCTAAATTTATAGAAGATGCAGAGAATTCTATAGGGAAGAGAAATGTAAGGAAAGCAAGAGAAATTCTTGAGAACCTTGGAATTAAAATTGTGGGAGAGGATACTGGGGGAGATTATGGAAGATCTGTGAGTTTTGAGTTAAGAAGTGGAAAGGTTTTCATAAGTTCATATAAAAATGGAGATAAGGTAATTTGATTGACGTTTTAGTTGTTGAAGATTCAGCTTTTATGAGAAAAGTTCTCTGCGAAATTTTAAATAGAGATCCTGAAATTAATGTTATTGATACGGCGGCAAATGGAATTGAAGGGGTTAGGAAAAGTATTCTACTTAAGCCAGATGTGATAACAATGGATGTTGAGATGCCTCATATGGATGGAATTGAAGCTGTAAAAGCAATAATGAGAGAAGCTCCAACTCCTATAATAATGATCTCTGCTTATACAAAAAAAGGAGCCCAGAAGACAATAGAAGCTCTTGTGGCTGGAGCTATTGATTTTGTTGAGAAACCTGGGGGGCCAATTTCTCTCAATTTAAGAGAAGTAAAGGATGAGATAATTAGAAAAGTGAAGATAGCCTCAGAGGTTAATCTAAAAGGAAGTAGAAAGAAAGGGGAAAAGATTAAATCAAATAAGGAAATAAAAGGGGAGACTTTGGTTATAATAGCAGCTTCTGCAGGGGGGCCTAAAGTTATAAATTCAATATTTGAAAAGTTGCCCTCCAACTTCCCTGCTCCTATAATTGTGGTTCAGCATATGCCAAAACTTTTTACAAAAGTTTTTGCGGAAAGGTTAAATGAAATTTCAGATTTGTCTGTTGTTGAAGGGAGGAATGGCGATCTTCTTGAAAAGGGCAAAGCTTATATTGCTCCTGGTGATTTTCACCTTGAAATTACAGAGACAAGGAGGATAAAATTAAGCAAGGCTCCTCCAATTCATGGAGTAAGACCTTCTGCTGATGTGACGATGAATTCTGCGGCAGAAAAATTTAATGGTAACATTGTTGGCGTTATTCTTTCTGGAATGGGGAAAGATGGAGCTATAGGGATAAGGAAGATTAGAAAAAGGGGAGGGTTCATAATTGCGCAAGACGAAGAGACTTCTATTGTTTTTGGAATGCCTAAGGTGGCTATTGAGAGCGGTTGCGTAGATTTAGTTCTACCATATTATGAAATTGCAGATAAATTAATTGAATTGGTCAAAGGAGATGTTTGAAAAAATAAAAAATTTATTATTAGAGATTGAAAAAACCGGAGTAAAGGAAGAAAAGGAAGAGAGATTAAGGATGATCCTTTCTACGATAAAAACGATTAAACAAGAGCTCCTTGAGATAGAGAAAAAAGCGAAAGAGTTATTGGGAGAGAAAGAAAATAACTTTAAGGGAATGGTAAAAGAGACTATAGATTCAACTGATTTTATTAGGAAGATTCAATCGGCGAGAGTTAATATTACAACTTTGATAGATAAGGGATGGAATCTAATAGTTAGCGGAAAATATAAAGAGGCAGTGGAGACTCTTAATAAGGCAAGAAAAATGGATTCTGAAAATACGAAAGTTTATAACCTCTTAGGTTGGGCTTATATAAATCTTGAGGAGTACGATAAAGCTTCTCTTATTTTTCAGGAAGTTTTAAAAATTGATCCTCATAACGAGATGGCCCAGGTGAATCTTGGCTATATTAGTTATAAAAAAGGTTTATATGGAGAAGCAATTGAGAAGCTTTCTTTAATAGAGAAAAACGCAAAGGATAAACAAGCAGTTCTTTACGCCTTATTTTATCTTGGAGTTATGTATTACGAAAGAGAAATGCTTGATGATTCTATAGAATTTCTTAATAAAGCAATAAGTCTTGGACCAAATTTATATGAAGCTTATTATTATTTAGGGAAAGCTTATCAGAAGAAAGGCTTACCTAATCTTTGTTCTCAAATTTGGGAGAAGTTGATTAGTGTTAATAAATATAATGTCTGGGCACAAAAAGCGAGGCGTGAATTAGATGGTAAATGAGTATTGGGGACTTTCTAAAAAACCTTTCTCTAATACTCCAGATTTAAATTTTATGTTTAATAGCAATGGATTTGAGGAAGGTTATGCAAGACTTCTTTATAATATAACTGAGATAAAAGGAGGGCTCACTCTTATTACAGGAGATGTTGGTTGTGGCAAAACTTATCTTGCAAATGCATTAAGAGAAAGTTTAAAAAAGCAAAATGCTCTCCCTTTTATAATAGGAAACCCAAAATTATCTTCAAATCAATTGATAAAAGTAATTCTGCAAAAAATAGGTATTGAAGAAATTCCAAGGTTTAAACTTGCAATATTAAACCTTTTAGAGAAAAAACTTGAAGAACTTAATAATAAGGGGATTATAGTTGTAGCTTTGATTGATGAAGCCCAGATTCTTTCCTTAGATGCTCTTAGAGAGGTGCGTCTTCTTCTTAACCTGGAGACTTCTCAGGAGAAGCTATTACATATTGTTTTGCTTGGTCAACCAGAATTAAAAAGAATAATAGATAGGGTTCCCCAACTAAAGCAAAGAGTTAACGTTCGTTTTCATCTTGAGCCTCTTTCGAAAGAAGAAACCAAAGCTTATGTTATTCATAGGCTTAAAGTGGCAGGAAGCGAAAGAGAGATATTTGAGGAAAGTAGCTTGGATAAGCTATATGAGGTGAGTAAGGGAATTCCAAGAGTTATAAATAATATTGCTCAAAATGCTCTTTTTGTGGCTGCGACCGAGAATTTGAAGAAGATCCCTCCTGAGATAATAGAGGCTGTTGCTTTTGATTTGGAGGTCTAGTGAAAAAAAAGAAGATAAGCTTTAAAAAAATATTATCACAAGAGAAATTAGAGCTTCCTAAAGAGAAATCTGAAAGAATAAAGCCGGAAAGGACTAAATTCGAAAGAAAGTTTTTTTCTGAAGGAAAGCTTATTAAAAAGAAGGATAAGGTTGAAGAAAAAGAAGTTCTTGAACCCTTAGTAAAAAAGAAAATTGAGAAAAAGAAAGAAGAGATAATGATTGTGAGAATAGGAGAGGAATATTATGGAATTCCACTTTCAGATGTAGAGGAAATAAAAAAGGATTTAAGATTAACTAGCACCTCTCAGTCAGAGTTTCTTATTGGCATTGCAGAATTGAGAGACTCAATTATTCCAGTAGTAAATTCTTGGCAAATCTTAGGGTTAAAGATGGAAGGCGAGAGATTAAAAGATGCTTTTCCGGTTGTTGTTTTAAGAGTTTCTAACGAACTTGTGGGATTAGAAGTTTCTGAGATTGTAGAAATTGTGGAAATTTATGAGAATGAAATTTTGCCTTTACCAGATGTTTTTCCTCCTAATCTTTTCTCTGGCGGATATTCTTATAAATCCAAAATTGTGGGTGTTCTAAACATTGGCAATTTATTGAAAGGGAAACAAATTCAATCATTTAAGGAGAAATTAGATGAAACTATCAAATAAAATTGCTTTAATTTCTACTGTTTTGAGTATTTTAATTGGAACTCCAATATTATTTTCTTCTCTTTATTGGTTTCTTTCTCCTGAGAATTATAAAGATATATTTTTAAATCTCTTGAGTGCTACTTTATTTCTTTCCTTTGTCTTTTACTTTATAGAAGAGAATAAATTAAAAAAAGCAATTGTTATTGGAGATGGAGAGATTCTTTATAGCATTCCAATGATATATGGTTTTCATATATTTTTAAATTTTGGAGTATTCCTTTTTCTATTTTATTTGATTTTAAGATCTCTTTTTGGGTTTCCATCTTTAGAGGAAATCTTTAAGGCTCTTTTTTCTTTCCTCTCTATAGGAGGGTTAGAATTCAGTATAATTTACTTTTTGAGTTTTTCTTTGCTTTCTCCTAAGTTCAAAGAACTCAAAGATTTTAAATTTAAAGGTCTTAATTTGGGTAAGAAGATCTCTTTTTTTGGAAGTTCTGTTATTATTTTTTCTTTCTTTGTTGGTTATATTGCCTCAAAAAGTCCTTTTTGTTTAATTTATCTTATCTTTGCTCCTTTTCTCCTTTGGGTTTTAATAAAAATTGTGAGAGAACCTATTTTAGAGATTCGGGAGAAACTTCAAAATTTTACAAGAGATTTTTCTGTGATTGAGAGAAAAGTTATTTCTGGAGATGAGATAGAGGAGATAGACGATTCTGTTACTCTTTTTATTAAGGATAGAAATTCTTTGATTTTTAGATTAAAGGATGCCTATGAGAAGATTAATACTCAAGCAGAAGCAATACTTACCGGTATAGAAAGATTAGCTTCTTCTACAAGTAAAGTTAATAAATTTATAAATGAAATCTTGAGTATTAAGGATGAAAGTGGAGGAGTAATTAATTCTGTTCATAAGAAAAACGAAGGAATTTATTCTCTTTCTACCGAGATAGAATCTCAGATTAAGACTTTTATTCATTCATCTAAAGATTCTATTGATCTTGCAAACTCTACAGAATTGAGAACTGAAGAGAAGGTAGAGAGAATCACTGCTTTCGTTAAGAAGGTTAAGGAAGGTTCAAGGGTTTTAGAAGAGCTCTCCAAAGCTTTTGAGGAAATTAAAGAAATTAATTTTCTTATGGAACAGATCTCCGAAGATACAAATTTGCTTGCCCTAAATGCTTCAATTGAAGCTGTAAGGAAGGAGGGAGAGGAAAGCAAGGGTTTTGCTGTGATTGCCGAGGAGATTCGAAAATTGTCAAATGACTCTGCTTCTTATTTGGAAAAAATAAGAGAGAATATAAAAAGGATGGATGAGGCTGTGAATTCTATAGTTGCCACAACAGAAGAGTCAATTTCTATCTTTGAAGAGACTAAATCGATAATTCAGAAGACAAAAGAAGATTTAAAGAAGATCTCGGAATCAATCGTGATTAACACAAACATGGCAGAGCAAATTTCAGGGATTCTAAAGGAAGGATACGAATCTACAGATGAGATAAGGAAGTTATCCAATAAATTATCCCAATTAAATGACAAACAAGTAGAAAATGCATTATTAGTTTTAAGGGAAATGGAGGAGGAGACAGCTTCAATAGAGGAAGCTAGAATGAGGATTCAGACATTAATTTCGCTTACAGAGAAAATTAAGGAGCTTTAAAGGGATATTGGAGAAACTGCTGATATTCTCTATAGATAATATTTTTTTCGGCGTTAACATTAATGAAGTTGAAAGTTTAGGTAGGTTAAAGAGGATAAGAAGGATTTCTAAAATTCCAAAGTGGATCGGGGGATTTGTAGAAAAGGGAGGAAGAAAAGTGCCTTTTGTTAAAATTTGGGAAATTCTAAGGTTAAATTCTCAAGAAAGAGGGGTTTTACTTTTCCCAAAATACATAGATTATTGTGCTTTTCTTATTTCTGGAGTGAAAGGAATTTATGAGCTCGAAATTGATAGGGAAGCAACCGACTTTTATTCTTTATCTTATTTAAAGGGATTTGGAATCTTTCAAGATAAAGTAGTCCTTCAGGTTAATTTAGAAGGGCTTTTAAAAGAGGAGCAAAAGAGAGAAATAAAGAGATTAAATGAAAAGGGATAGGAATTCTCTTGAGAAAATAATTGGAAGCTTATTCTTTTTGGGAAAAATAAAAGGAGGAGGGACTTATTCTTCTTTTATTACGGCTTTTCTTCTTTTTTTATTTCTTGATTGGTCTTCTCTTTATTACTTTATAATTGGATTTGTTTTAATATTGCTTAGTTTCTTGTTATCTTTAAGAATTTCTGAAGATCCTACTTGGTTCACTCTGGATGAGGTTAGTGGGACGATTGTGACTTTTGCTTTTCATGGTAAAAGTTTATCAGTATTAATTCTTGGTTTAGTGCTTTTTCGTTTTTTTGATATTTTTAAGATTCCTCCATTAAAGAAAATTGAGCATCTAAAAGGTGGAATAGTTTTAGATGATATTTTTGCAGGGATCTTGGCAAGTATTTTTTTGTTTGTTTTGGACTTTATTAAATCTTTATATGGATAGGAAAGTTATAAACTTGGTTTTAGAAGTGGGAGAACTATTAAGAAAGAAGAAATGGACTATTTCAGTGGCAGAGTCTTGTACAGGTGGACTTTTGGGTAGTTTTCTTACCTCTATTCCTGGAAGTTCTGATTATTTTAAAGGAGGAATAATTGCTTATTCTAATGAGATTAAGGAGAAATTGCTTTCAGTTTCTTCGGAAACTCTGAGAAAATTTGGAGCAGTTTCGGAGGAAGTTGTTAAAGAAATGGCTTTTGGAGTCAAAAGAATTTTAAGAACCGAAGTTGGATTATCTATTTCAGGTATTGCAGGCCCTTCTGGAGGGACCAAAGAAAAACCTGTAGGAACTGTAGTTTTGGGAGTTGACATTCCAGGAAAGACTGTTACTAATATAGTGCATCTTAAGGGTGAAAGGAATAAAATAAGGAGAGAGGCAAGTTTAAAAATTTTAGAAATTTTAAAGAGTTTACTGGAGGTTTAAAATAAGATTGTTTATAGGAATCGAAATACCTCAAGAGGCAAAGGATTTAATATCAAACCTTTGTAAAAAACTTCCTCCTTTTTCTTTTATTAAGTGGGTGGAGAAGGAAAATTTACATATTACTTTAAGATTTTTGGGTGAAACAGATAAGCGCACCTTGATTGAAGAAAAGATGAAGGAAGTTGGCGGAAAGTTTACTCCTTTTAAGGTTTCTTTGAAAGGTGTGGGAGCTTTCCCTTCTCTTAAAAGAGCAAGCGTTATTTGGGTTGGAATAGAAGAGGGAAAGAATTTTTTAAAAGGATTATATTTGACTCTTGAAGATAAGATAGTTCAGCTTGGGTTTAAAAAAGAAGAGAGAGAGTTTACCCCACATATAACTCTTGGGAGAGTGAAAAGGGGTAAATACAGCTTACCAGAGGGTATTGATTTTTCTTTTGGAGCTTTTCCTGTAGATAAGATTACTCTTTTTAAAAGCACTTTAAGAAAAGAAGGACCTATATATGAGGTCTTAGCTAAATTTCCTTTAATAGGAGGTAACCCTTGCCTGTAGAAGTAAGTTTTCCTGTTCCGGTAGCTTATTTTTTCCTCGTTTTGTTTTTGAGTTTTATGTCTGCTTCTATTAAGCAGTCTAAGGTTATTGATTTTTTTGGTGAAAAAATTTTGGGGGAGAAAAATAGTAGAAAGGCCATTCTTATGCTTATTGCTCTCTCGTATCTTTTATCCCCTTTTTTTCTTTCTTTTGTTCTTATTACTTATTTTCGCAATTGGATCCTTAGGTTTGAAGAGAAGGCTAAAACTTTAACTTTACTTATTCTCTCTACATTGATTGGAAGTATAATCACACCTTTTGGCAATCTTCAAAATGTTTTTATAGTGCTTGCGTTTGGGAACGGAAAACCTGGGATAAGTATTTCTTCTTTTGTTTCCATAATGCTTCCTCTTTGGGTATCAGGGTTTTTTGCTCTTGTCCTTATTTCTTATTTTATCTCTAAAGGGGAGGAGATTAAAAATATAAGAAAGTCTGTAAAGATAAGAAAAAAGGAATTGGTTTTTTCTATTATTCTATTTCTTTTTATTCTTGGGTACTTTAATATTGGTAGGCAATACAATTTTAACCTTTTGGGGCTTATTATTATTGGAGGGATATTCTCCCTTGTTTTTATGGGCATGGAAACCTTAAAGGCTGTAAATTGGGAACTCTTAATCCCAGTAGGAATCTCTTTTGTGTTTTACTACTTATTCAAGTACTTACCTATAGGTATTTTTAACGTTAACCCATTTATAATATACTCTATCGGAGTTCTTGGAGCTAGTGGTTTTTCTTCTAATGTTCTTGCATTTATTCTTCCTTTTTTAAGTAGAAATGTAAGTTTTATTCTTTATTCTATTTCTGTTGGAAGTATTGCAAGTGTTTTCGGTTGTTATGAGCTAATATTGTTATTTATAAGGACTAAAGAAGAGAAGATAAATAAAGTTCTTTTGTTTGGAGTATTTATGGTGTTTTTAGTAATATCTATTTTATTACTTTTTGGGAGGAGGTAATTTATGGACAAGGATAAAGAAAAGGCTCTTGAAGCAGTTATGAGTAAAATAAACAAGCAGTATGGGGAAGGGGCATTGATGAAGTTGGGTAGTAAAGAGACAATAGAAGTTCCATATATACCAACAGGTTCTATTTCCCTTGACTATGCACTTGGCATAGGAGGAATACCAAAAGGTAGAGCAATTGAAATATTTGGAATGGAGGCTTCTGGTAAAACCACTCTTGCTCTTCATATCGCTGCTGAAGCACAGAAAAGAGGAGGAACAGTCGCTTTTATAGATGTAGAGCATGCCCTTGATCCTCAATATGCAAGAAATCTTGGGGTGAACACAGATGATTTATTAATTTCTCAACCGGACACCGGAGAGGAAGCTTTGGAGATAGCTGAAATGTTGGTTAGAAGCGGTGCAATAGAACTTATAACGATTGATTCGGTCGCAGCACTTGTTCCAAAAGCTGAAATTGAAGGTGAGATGGGAGACGCTCACATAGCTTTAAGAGCACGCCTAATGTCACAAGCTTTACGAAAACTAACAGGGGTTTTGAGTAAAGCTTCAACTTCTGCCGTTTTTATAAACCAAGTTAGGCAGAAAATAGGGATAACTTTTGGGAATGCTTATACAACTCCAGGAGGGCTTGCTCTTAAGTTTCACGCTTCTGTGAGATTGGAGATAAGAAAAGTTAGTAATTTGCAGCAAGGAGAGGAGTCCACTGGGATAAGAGTAAAAGTTAAGGTTGTGAAGAACAAACTCGCCCCTCCCTTTAAAGAAGCAGAGTTTGACATAATGTATGGATCTGGCATATCAAAAGAAGGGGAACTCATTGATCTTGGGCAGTCTTTGAATCTTATTGAAAAATCAGGAGCTTGGTATACTTATGGAGGAATCTCACTTGGACAAGGTAGAGAAAATGCAAAGCTTTTCCTAAAAGATAATCCTGAGATATCTAAAGAACTGGAGGTGAAGATAAGGAAGGCACTCAATATCTATCATGAAAATAACCAGGATAGAGGAACAGAGGAAAAAGGACAGGGTTAATGTTTATATAAATGGAAGATTCTCCTTTGGTTTATATAAAGACACTCTTATTAATTTTCATCTTTACGAGGGTAAGGAAATTTCAGAGGAAGAGATTGTTTCTATAAAAGAATATGAAGAATTAGTGGGAGCAAAGGAGAAAGCAAGGAGATACATTTCCTATAGAGAAAGATCAAAGAAAGAAATTGAAAATTATCTTAAAAACAAAGGTATTCAAGAAGGAATTATAAATAAGGTCTTAAGCGATTTTGAAAAAGTTGGGCTAATAGATGATAGGAGATTCGCTTTAAGTTGGATAAAAAATAGAAGTAATGCAAACCCAAAAGGGAGATTTGCCATAAAGATGGAGTTGTTGTATAAGGGTGTTCCAGAAAATGAGATGGAAGATTTATTAAGAAGTATTGATGAGAAAGAGAATGCAAGAAAAGCAATTGAGAAAGCAGTTAGGAAGTATAAAGGTAAGCCAAATAAAAAAGAAAAGGTTATTGAGTATTTAAGGAGAAGAGGCTTTGAGATGAGTACTTTAAGAGAAGTGGTAAAAGAATTTTTTAGAAATGGATCTTAAGAAAAGAATCAAAGAGAAAGCGATAGAAATAGGTTTTGACCTTTTTGGGGTAACCACATTAGAGCCTTCCATTTATAAAGAAGAGTTTTTATCTTCTTTGGAGAGATACTCTTATTCTGATCTTGAATATTTAAAAAGAAATATTGAAGAAAGAGTTAATCCAAAGTTAAGATTTCCCTGGGCAAAGAGTGTTATTGTAGTTGGAATAAACTATTGGCAAGGGCCTCTTCCAGAGTTAAGAGAAGGGGAAGTAAGAATATCAAGATACGCATTAGGTAAAGACTATCACGAAGTTATGAGAGAAAAATTGACTATTCTTTCAGAATTTATTATTAAAGAAGTTGGTGTAAGAAAAGTAAAAGGATACTCAGATACAGGGCCTCTACCAGAAAAAGAATTGGCTAAAAGAGCAGGTCTTGGATGGATAGGGAAAAATACACTTTTAGTAACCGAAGAATTTGGGTCCTGGGTTTTTCTTGGAGAATTACTTATTGATTTTGAACTTGAACCGGATAGAGAGAAGGAAAATAAATGTAGAGATTGTAAGATATGTGTGGATGTTTGTCCGAGTAACGCTCTTTATAAACCTTACTCTTTGGATCCTGGGAAGTGCACTGCATATTGGACTGTAAGTAGAGGTGATTATTTACCAGAATGGTTTCCTTCTCCTTTAAACGAATACATTTTTGGATGCGATATATGTCAGGAAGTTTGTCCTTTCTCAAAGAATG contains:
- the thpR gene encoding RNA 2',3'-cyclic phosphodiesterase; this translates as MFIGIEIPQEAKDLISNLCKKLPPFSFIKWVEKENLHITLRFLGETDKRTLIEEKMKEVGGKFTPFKVSLKGVGAFPSLKRASVIWVGIEEGKNFLKGLYLTLEDKIVQLGFKKEEREFTPHITLGRVKRGKYSLPEGIDFSFGAFPVDKITLFKSTLRKEGPIYEVLAKFPLIGGNPCL
- the recA gene encoding recombinase RecA, with the translated sequence MDKDKEKALEAVMSKINKQYGEGALMKLGSKETIEVPYIPTGSISLDYALGIGGIPKGRAIEIFGMEASGKTTLALHIAAEAQKRGGTVAFIDVEHALDPQYARNLGVNTDDLLISQPDTGEEALEIAEMLVRSGAIELITIDSVAALVPKAEIEGEMGDAHIALRARLMSQALRKLTGVLSKASTSAVFINQVRQKIGITFGNAYTTPGGLALKFHASVRLEIRKVSNLQQGEESTGIRVKVKVVKNKLAPPFKEAEFDIMYGSGISKEGELIDLGQSLNLIEKSGAWYTYGGISLGQGRENAKLFLKDNPEISKELEVKIRKALNIYHENNQDRGTEEKGQG
- a CDS encoding RecX family transcriptional regulator, whose translation is MKITRIEEQRKKDRVNVYINGRFSFGLYKDTLINFHLYEGKEISEEEIVSIKEYEELVGAKEKARRYISYRERSKKEIENYLKNKGIQEGIINKVLSDFEKVGLIDDRRFALSWIKNRSNANPKGRFAIKMELLYKGVPENEMEDLLRSIDEKENARKAIEKAVRKYKGKPNKKEKVIEYLRRRGFEMSTLREVVKEFFRNGS
- the queG gene encoding tRNA epoxyqueuosine(34) reductase QueG codes for the protein MDLKKRIKEKAIEIGFDLFGVTTLEPSIYKEEFLSSLERYSYSDLEYLKRNIEERVNPKLRFPWAKSVIVVGINYWQGPLPELREGEVRISRYALGKDYHEVMREKLTILSEFIIKEVGVRKVKGYSDTGPLPEKELAKRAGLGWIGKNTLLVTEEFGSWVFLGELLIDFELEPDREKENKCRDCKICVDVCPSNALYKPYSLDPGKCTAYWTVSRGDYLPEWFPSPLNEYIFGCDICQEVCPFSKNARQTKIREFLPSKKLINPSLEFLQSLSDKDFNNLFGETPISWVGKRILIRNLKAFAKGCSSNSSSNLPLSSFRS